Within Sorangiineae bacterium MSr11367, the genomic segment CCGGACGCGAGGAAGACATTCGAAGGCTTCAAATCCCGATGGACGACACCGAGCTCGTGCGCCTCGGCGACCCCTTCGCAGGCGTCCGCGCACCACGAGAAAGCGTCGTGCACGGGAATACGGCCGCTCACGCGGAGGAGGTTCTCGAGGTCCGAGCCTTCCAGCAGCTCGAGAACGAGAAACGGGAGCCCTCCCTCGCGCGCCCCGAGGTTGCCGACCTCGAATAGCTTGCCCACGTGCCGGGTGCGAAGGCGCATGAGCACCCGCGCCTCGCGCGCGAAGCGTTCGACGACTTGCTCGCTCGCCTTCCACTCGGGGAGCAGCACCTTGACGGCGACGCGCTCTCCGTCCGTGGCGCGCGCCTCGAAAACCGCACCGGTGCCGCCTTTGCCCAGCATCCGCGTCACCTGCCAGCGCCCGCCGACGATCGCGCCCGGCGCAACGGGAAAGTCTTCGCCGGACACGTTCGCCCCGGCGCGCTCCAGATCGCGTCGAAGCCGGAGCTCGCGCGAAATCTGACGGGCGAGGAGCTCGAGCGAGGAAATTTGCTTCTCGCTCAGCACCATCGGCTTGCGATCGGCGACCGAAAGAGCACCGACCGAGGAGCCGGCCTCCACGAGCAGCGGCACGCCCGCGTACGATCGAAGATACGGCGCTCCGGTCACCAGCGGATTGTCCGCAAAGCGCGGATCGGCGTGGGTGTCCGGGACCACGAGTGGGTGATGATGATTGATGCAGTGCCCGCAAAAGGAGAGATCGCGCGGCGTCCCGACCTCCTCGACGCCGACGCGCGCCTTGAACCACTGGTAGTCGGCGTCGACGAGGGTGATCAGTGCGATTTCGGTACCGCAGATCTCCGCCGCGAGGCGAGCGATGTCGTCGAACGCTTCCTCGGCCGGCGTGTAGATGATCTTGCAAGCCTTGAGTAGCGCGAGCCGCTTCGCCTCGTCGTCGGGAATGGGGGGCGTGAGCATGGGAGAAGGATAGCGGAGCACGGCGCGGCGGTTAAGCGACGAACCGGGCGCGCGACCGTTCGGGCTCGCTTGAGTCGATGCCGTTGCACCTCAAAATGCGCCTCCGCGGAGAGCCCAAGGGTACTACGGTGCCCTGCCGTGCTGCTCACTGTGTTGGCCTTGGTCGGTGTGGGGGTCATTGGTGCTTCGGGTGCGCTCGCCGCCGTGCGAGCTCGTCTCGACCTTTTCGGTGTCGTCGTTCTGGCCATGGTCACGGCGCTGGGCGGCGGCATCGCGCGAGACGTTCTTCTCGCGATCCGCCCCCCAACGTCGCTGGTCGATTGGCGCAACCTCGTGGTTTCCGGCGGGGCCGGATTGGCCGTGTTCTGGCTGCATCCCCACGTTGCCCGATTGCGCAAGGCCGTCTTGTTGGCCGACGCGGTCGGCCTCGGCCTGTTCACCACCGCCAGCACCGTCACCGCCCTCGACCACGGCGCCCCCATGCATACCGCTTGCTTGATCGGGATGATCGGCGGGATCGGCGGCGGCGTCTTGCGGGACGTACTTCTGCGCGAGATCCCGTTCGTCCTCCGCAAGGAAATCTACGCGCTCGCCGCACTGCCGGGAGCCATGGTGGTCACCCTCGGAGCGCGGTTCGCACTCCCCGCCGGCCCCGTATCCTTGGTGGGCGCCGCACTCATTTGCACCGTCCGCGTGCTCGCCCTCTGGCGACACTGGAATGCGCCCATCGCCGGCGGGGATGGCTAACGGCTAGTGCGGCGGGGGGTCTGGAAACTGGACGAACCCGAGAGGTTTCCACGTTTGAGTGCACGTGCTGTCGCATTTCCAATCGAGCGTCGCGGTGCTCGTGACGGTTCCGGCGGGGTCCGTGAGCCAGATGGAGACCTCGCCCGTATCGATGTTGTGCCAGGCCAGATCGGGGCCCGCCTTTCCATCGAAGTCGACTTGGCCTATGATTTTCCATTTCTGGGCGCACGTCGAATCGCAGCCCGAGCTTAGGTTGTAGCTACCCTTAACATGGTTCCGGTCCCCGGTTTGCCAGACCCCGAGGACCCCCGTCGATACGTTGTGCCAAAGGACACCGTTATAGCCAAACGTCCCAACGGCATACCAGTCCTGCGCGCAGCCGGTGCCCGTCGCGCATTCCCAATCGAGCGGCAGGGTGTCGACCACGGTCGTGTCGCGGAGCATCCATGTCGATAGTTCACCCGTGCCTGCGTTGTGCCATAACAAACTAGGATACTGATCAGGGAAGCACTGACCGGACGAACAAGGAACGGTCGTAGTCATCCGCCCAACGGGGCGCCAGCTCTGCGAACAGCCCGAGGATGCACTGCACGAAAAAGACAGAGGCCCTGGTGACGAGACACTGCCGTCCATGGCGATATCCCATTGCGAAACTTCGCCGGACACCGAATTGAACCAAAGAATACTGGGCCTGGAGGATCCCCCTCGGCTCGTATCGACGACCTTCCATTCGCTCTGGCAAGAGGGGCCGCAAGTCCAATTGAGGGCCAGGGTTCCCTTGACCTTGCTCCCATCCAGGAGCCACAATTCCACCGCTCCAGTCGAAACATTGTGCCAAGCCAACGCTCTTTGCCCGTATTCGGCAGCGAGATTCGCTTGCACCGTCCTCGTGTTTTCGACGGGCCCCGTGTTTTCGACGGACGAATCTCCTGAACTGCACCCGAAGCAGGCGGTCGCCGCCATCAACGCGGCAGTGTAACTCGCCCGAATGAAACGGGCACTTCGTATCGTTCGACGCATATCCTCATCCCCTTTTGTGATGACCACGCCCGTAACGGCAGTAAAATTCGGCGAGGCCCAAGGCGCTAGATTGGTAAACAAATCGTACCTTGGGCCATCGATCACGCGTTCTCTCTGGAACGATCCATTGTCAACAGTATGCTAGTGCGGCGGGGCGCCGGGGAACCGTAGAAAGCCGATGGGTTTCCACGTTTGAGAACACGTGCTGTCGCATTTGAACGAGAGGGTCGACGTGCCCGTGACGGTTCCCGCGGTGTCCAACTGCCAGATGGCAACTTCGCCCGTAACGATGTTGTGCCAACCCAGATCGATGCCGCCCTTTCCATCGAATTC encodes:
- a CDS encoding protein kinase; the protein is MLTPPIPDDEAKRLALLKACKIIYTPAEEAFDDIARLAAEICGTEIALITLVDADYQWFKARVGVEEVGTPRDLSFCGHCINHHHPLVVPDTHADPRFADNPLVTGAPYLRSYAGVPLLVEAGSSVGALSVADRKPMVLSEKQISSLELLARQISRELRLRRDLERAGANVSGEDFPVAPGAIVGGRWQVTRMLGKGGTGAVFEARATDGERVAVKVLLPEWKASEQVVERFAREARVLMRLRTRHVGKLFEVGNLGAREGGLPFLVLELLEGSDLENLLRVSGRIPVHDAFSWCADACEGVAEAHELGVVHRDLKPSNVFLASGGDESVIKVIDFGIAAGDPGIGSRSNLTANESLMGSPAYMAPEQMMASADVDARTDVWSMGVTLYELITGSLPFHGNTELELFANAMTKEPIPLGAHLQAPPQTVEAVLQRCLRRTRDDRFESMSALASALRAAIP
- a CDS encoding TRIC cation channel family protein, which produces MLLTVLALVGVGVIGASGALAAVRARLDLFGVVVLAMVTALGGGIARDVLLAIRPPTSLVDWRNLVVSGGAGLAVFWLHPHVARLRKAVLLADAVGLGLFTTASTVTALDHGAPMHTACLIGMIGGIGGGVLRDVLLREIPFVLRKEIYALAALPGAMVVTLGARFALPAGPVSLVGAALICTVRVLALWRHWNAPIAGGDG